The Anaeromusa acidaminophila DSM 3853 genome contains a region encoding:
- a CDS encoding ATP-binding protein, giving the protein MSSTTASRIFAAQDENVPAITAFITEQAEQAGVSPKRILQLELVIEEVVVNICHYAYEVPPGEVVIRTYCEEDKFGIEFEDSGIPFDPLAAAEPDLKAGLNEREAGGLGIFLVRRMTDEVHYRRIGGQNILAVAVSRL; this is encoded by the coding sequence ATGTCATCGACTACAGCGAGTCGCATTTTTGCGGCGCAAGATGAAAATGTACCGGCTATTACTGCCTTTATTACCGAACAGGCGGAACAGGCGGGAGTAAGTCCGAAACGGATTTTGCAATTAGAACTGGTCATTGAAGAAGTGGTCGTGAATATCTGCCATTATGCCTATGAAGTGCCGCCAGGAGAAGTGGTGATTCGCACCTATTGCGAAGAGGATAAATTTGGCATTGAATTTGAAGACAGCGGTATTCCTTTCGACCCTCTGGCGGCAGCGGAACCGGATTTGAAAGCAGGCTTAAATGAGCGGGAAGCCGGAGGGCTTGGTATTTTTCTCGTGCGGCGTATGACCGATGAAGTGCATTACCGCCGAATTGGTGGACAAAATATTTTGGCGGTAGCTGTTTCACGCTTATGA
- a CDS encoding (2Fe-2S)-binding protein, which yields MNVSFVLNGKQVSIDTPPDRRVVDLLREDFGLIGTKECCGEGECGACTILVNRSSRLSCLMAAAQLEGADIVTIEGVATEENLSVVQQAFIDCGAVQCGFCTPGMVLAVLDLLYRNPLPSEAEVREGISGNLCRCTGYQKIVEAALMAAAKLQGRTS from the coding sequence ATGAATGTGTCTTTTGTATTGAACGGTAAACAAGTAAGCATTGATACGCCGCCGGATCGCAGGGTAGTTGATTTACTGCGGGAAGATTTTGGCTTGATAGGAACGAAAGAATGCTGCGGCGAAGGAGAATGCGGCGCTTGTACGATTTTAGTGAATCGCTCCAGCCGCTTATCTTGCCTGATGGCGGCGGCGCAGCTAGAGGGTGCGGACATAGTAACCATCGAAGGCGTAGCGACGGAAGAAAATTTGTCTGTTGTCCAACAGGCTTTTATTGACTGCGGCGCTGTGCAGTGCGGCTTTTGCACACCCGGGATGGTGTTGGCAGTACTCGATCTGTTGTATCGCAACCCGCTGCCATCGGAAGCGGAGGTGCGAGAGGGGATTAGCGGCAATTTATGCCGTTGCACTGGTTACCAAAAAATCGTGGAGGCGGCTTTAATGGCAGCGGCCAAACTGCAGGGGAGGACAAGCTAA
- a CDS encoding SpoIIE family protein phosphatase: protein MMFNKWSLTWRLTVLIMAGVGTILTAVIGYSYFSAKQLLEEEMMKEAQHVAAAVTSRIEVSSRRVEGMAQGLAAVMEVMPVSTEQSYQLMEKFLQGQEDVFGTAVALRATKSHPVGIGTYLYRTYGGLQKISLGSVQAYETKDWYLLPVEMKSAVWSEPYFDEGISNVLMATYSAPVFSASEPGVVRGIVTGDMSLSILSELLESLELGRENYAFIISGQGRFIAHPTSGYVMRESIFSVAEDLQDVGLRELGQKMIQGQKGYVSHTSKVNGKTGWVMYMPIPSTGWSLGIFFSRDELMARVFDLSRTQWYLGIGGFLLLCLVVLGIARSITRPLRQLEQATQKLAAGNFEATIPAISGRDEVARLAEAFMIMISELKIYMEMMQATVAAKERIASELRIASSIQMGLVPKEFPPFPERREFDLFALLEPAREVGGDFYDFFFQDEETETLYLVIGDVSDKGMGAALFMAIARTLLRSLVREKREPGELLERLNDELSRNNESCMFVTLFCAAVHLPSGACRYASGGHCPPMLLKPTGQLVFLNQAKGPVIGGMEGMLYTEGNCLLETGDMLLLYTDGVTEAATKEDELFGEARLETAFCTRPKAAPDVLLREIRVELNDFAAGAEQSDDITMLAFRYWGLK, encoded by the coding sequence ATGATGTTCAATAAATGGAGCCTTACATGGCGGCTGACAGTTCTCATTATGGCGGGAGTCGGCACCATTCTGACAGCGGTGATTGGCTATAGCTATTTTTCAGCCAAACAATTGCTGGAAGAAGAGATGATGAAAGAGGCTCAGCATGTAGCGGCAGCGGTCACTTCACGAATCGAAGTTTCTTCAAGGCGCGTGGAAGGCATGGCGCAGGGACTGGCGGCAGTAATGGAAGTTATGCCGGTTTCTACGGAGCAGTCCTATCAGTTGATGGAAAAGTTTTTGCAAGGCCAAGAGGATGTGTTTGGTACGGCGGTTGCTTTACGGGCAACTAAAAGCCATCCGGTCGGCATCGGAACTTATCTGTATCGCACCTATGGGGGCTTGCAGAAGATTTCGTTAGGATCGGTGCAAGCTTATGAAACAAAGGACTGGTATTTACTTCCCGTAGAGATGAAAAGCGCTGTTTGGAGCGAACCCTATTTTGACGAGGGCATTAGCAATGTGTTAATGGCGACCTATTCGGCGCCTGTTTTTTCTGCGTCTGAGCCAGGTGTCGTGCGGGGGATTGTAACAGGGGATATGTCCCTGAGTATTCTTTCGGAGCTTTTGGAGTCCTTGGAGTTAGGTCGAGAAAATTACGCTTTTATTATTTCCGGACAAGGGCGGTTTATTGCGCACCCCACTAGCGGCTATGTCATGCGGGAGTCTATTTTCAGCGTGGCTGAGGACTTGCAAGACGTCGGGCTGCGCGAATTGGGGCAAAAAATGATTCAAGGACAAAAAGGCTATGTTTCTCATACCAGCAAAGTAAATGGTAAAACCGGCTGGGTGATGTATATGCCGATCCCTTCTACCGGCTGGTCTTTGGGTATCTTTTTTTCGCGTGATGAGCTTATGGCGCGTGTCTTTGATTTGAGTCGCACCCAATGGTATTTAGGGATTGGCGGCTTTTTGCTGCTTTGTCTTGTGGTACTTGGTATCGCCCGTTCCATTACTAGGCCGTTGCGCCAACTCGAGCAGGCTACGCAAAAGCTGGCGGCAGGAAATTTTGAGGCGACGATTCCGGCTATTTCCGGGCGGGATGAAGTGGCGCGCTTGGCGGAAGCTTTCATGATTATGATCAGCGAACTGAAAATTTACATGGAAATGATGCAGGCCACTGTGGCGGCAAAAGAACGCATTGCCAGCGAATTGCGTATCGCCAGCTCCATTCAAATGGGGCTGGTGCCGAAAGAATTTCCTCCTTTCCCGGAGCGTAGAGAATTTGATCTTTTTGCATTGCTGGAGCCGGCCAGGGAAGTGGGGGGAGATTTTTACGATTTCTTCTTCCAGGATGAGGAGACGGAAACCTTATATTTAGTGATTGGCGACGTATCGGATAAAGGGATGGGCGCGGCTTTGTTTATGGCCATTGCCAGAACCCTTCTGCGCTCGTTGGTGCGCGAAAAACGCGAGCCAGGAGAGCTGCTGGAGCGCCTGAACGATGAATTATCCCGCAACAATGAATCCTGCATGTTTGTCACCTTGTTTTGTGCGGCAGTCCACTTGCCAAGCGGCGCCTGCCGCTACGCCAGCGGCGGCCATTGTCCGCCCATGCTGCTTAAACCAACAGGACAACTAGTGTTTCTGAATCAAGCTAAGGGACCGGTTATCGGCGGCATGGAAGGGATGCTCTATACGGAAGGAAACTGTTTGTTGGAGACCGGGGATATGCTGCTCTTATATACAGACGGCGTAACCGAGGCAGCTACTAAGGAGGATGAGCTTTTTGGGGAGGCGCGCTTAGAAACGGCGTTTTGCACTCGCCCTAAGGCCGCTCCTGATGTATTGCTGCGCGAGATAAGAGTGGAGCTGAATGACTTTGCCGCAGGGGCGGAGCAGTCGGATGATATTACTATGCTGGCGTTTCGCTATTGGGGATTGAAATAA
- a CDS encoding ABC transporter substrate-binding protein, whose protein sequence is MKKRLYVIFGVALLGLCLLFWQKPGVAEEQEREGKKPFTLILQWVPQAQFAGYYVALEKGLYREKGLDVRIIRGGADRSGVDYVQRGEADFAVLFLSGALAARDQGVPLVNVAQVVNQSNLMLIGWKDQGIESVQQLHGKKISLWGGVFQADFQSFFAARGLQPQFLPQYYSVNLFINRGVAACSAMHYNEYHVLYQAGIDAQQLSTFFMKDYGCGFPEDGLYCLESTWKEHPQESRAFAEASLAGWQYAAEHEEEALDIVMKHVQEANLPTNRAHMRWMLKTILATIIPEGNSSWKLGVLAKADYRRTVEALQWHGLLRTNPSYENFYRGIGNDVQ, encoded by the coding sequence ATGAAAAAAAGGCTGTATGTAATTTTCGGGGTTGCGCTTCTGGGACTTTGCCTGCTCTTTTGGCAGAAGCCGGGAGTGGCGGAGGAACAAGAACGTGAAGGCAAGAAGCCTTTTACCTTGATTCTGCAATGGGTGCCGCAAGCGCAGTTTGCCGGATACTATGTGGCCTTGGAGAAGGGGCTGTACAGAGAAAAGGGCCTAGACGTCCGCATTATCAGGGGCGGAGCGGATCGAAGCGGCGTGGACTATGTACAACGAGGCGAAGCGGACTTTGCGGTGCTGTTTCTGTCAGGCGCCTTAGCGGCGCGTGATCAAGGCGTGCCGCTAGTGAATGTGGCGCAAGTTGTCAATCAATCCAATTTAATGCTTATTGGCTGGAAGGATCAGGGGATCGAAAGCGTGCAGCAATTGCATGGCAAAAAGATCAGTCTTTGGGGCGGCGTGTTTCAGGCTGATTTTCAAAGTTTTTTTGCCGCGAGAGGACTTCAGCCGCAGTTTTTGCCGCAGTACTACTCGGTGAACTTGTTTATTAACAGAGGTGTTGCAGCTTGCTCGGCTATGCATTACAACGAATACCATGTTTTGTATCAAGCAGGCATTGATGCTCAGCAATTGAGTACGTTTTTTATGAAAGACTACGGCTGCGGGTTTCCGGAAGATGGCTTGTATTGCTTGGAGAGTACCTGGAAAGAGCATCCCCAAGAAAGTCGGGCGTTTGCAGAAGCTTCTCTGGCTGGCTGGCAGTATGCGGCCGAGCATGAAGAAGAAGCTCTAGACATAGTGATGAAGCATGTCCAAGAGGCCAATTTGCCAACGAATCGCGCACATATGCGCTGGATGCTGAAAACCATTTTGGCGACCATTATTCCAGAGGGCAATTCTTCCTGGAAGTTGGGCGTACTGGCTAAGGCGGATTATCGGCGAACAGTAGAGGCGCTGCAATGGCATGGCTTGCTCCGCACCAATCCTTCTTATGAAAATTTTTACCGGGGGATAGGCAATGATGTTCAATAA
- a CDS encoding xanthine dehydrogenase family protein molybdopterin-binding subunit: MKQSERIYGTPPGIGCSVSRADAKTKVTGQEAYAADHYPKGCLWAGVKRSCQAHARIVSVDVEAALQLPGVVAVLTSRDIEGSNRLGIFEKDQPILAEEVVRYYGEAIVLVVAETKDGLERALDAIRIEYEKLEALLDSRLALLPESPAIHPGRADGNVLLRDEICCGRGATALAECTFTVEVSVEVNWQDHAFLETEAGMAKVEEDGSITLVVATQTPFRDRLELGEALKVPPTKLHIMAPYLGGAFGGKDGITVQGFLVLAALHADGRPVRMQYTREERFVAGTKRHPAQMTYRLGCDCEGQLQALDCELLFDTGAYAAMGAEVFALAMEHAGGPYRIPNACISGAVVYTNNPLASAFRGFGVPQAAAGVEQAMDELAKCAGYDPLEFRLRNAVQRGGITPAGVRLSQSVGLTECLKKLAAHPLWTQRQVWREEAPAFKRRGVGIAACYHAVGFGPIIPDYANAKLEMKADGRLCVYAGVADMGQGNVSTYLQIAGHLLSQDMEEMELVLPDTSQTLPSCSSSASRTTFTYGKALEGAAGILKERLLARAVMLFTFQFLEQVHIDDLLLCPGRIVHQPSGREVPLTLLAGFMDPSERMVTYSYTCPVNKQVPESGKKLRKHGFPHRVFAYGAQLVRLEADTLSGEVKVCDFLNCIDAGNVLNPQVFEQQIQGGAAQGIGYALFEDFVLQDGEVRTRDFSTYILPTALDLPAMETVTASLYEDDGPFGMKGAGEISIDGVLPAVANGLASITGNRLAQGTLTGEKVLAALRQAGLEAVR; this comes from the coding sequence ATGAAGCAAAGCGAGAGGATTTATGGAACCCCTCCGGGTATTGGATGTTCCGTTTCCCGGGCGGACGCAAAGACGAAGGTGACCGGTCAAGAGGCGTATGCTGCGGACCATTATCCAAAAGGTTGCTTATGGGCCGGAGTAAAGCGTTCTTGCCAAGCCCATGCCCGTATTGTTTCAGTGGACGTGGAAGCGGCCCTGCAATTGCCTGGCGTGGTGGCGGTATTGACCAGCCGGGATATAGAAGGAAGCAATCGGTTGGGGATTTTTGAAAAAGATCAGCCGATTTTAGCAGAAGAGGTTGTGCGCTATTACGGAGAGGCGATCGTTTTAGTAGTAGCTGAAACCAAGGATGGATTAGAGCGGGCGTTGGATGCGATTCGGATTGAATATGAAAAATTGGAAGCGCTTCTAGATTCCAGGCTGGCGTTGTTGCCGGAAAGCCCGGCGATTCACCCTGGACGCGCAGACGGCAATGTGCTGCTGCGCGATGAAATTTGCTGCGGTCGTGGTGCAACAGCGCTAGCTGAATGTACATTTACGGTAGAGGTGTCTGTTGAAGTTAACTGGCAGGATCATGCATTTTTAGAAACTGAAGCGGGAATGGCCAAAGTAGAGGAAGATGGCTCCATTACCCTGGTGGTGGCTACGCAAACTCCTTTTCGAGATCGGTTGGAGCTGGGGGAAGCCCTCAAAGTGCCGCCGACAAAGCTGCATATCATGGCGCCGTATCTTGGCGGAGCGTTTGGAGGTAAAGACGGGATTACAGTACAGGGATTTCTCGTGTTAGCGGCCTTGCATGCCGATGGCCGGCCGGTACGCATGCAATATACGCGAGAAGAGCGCTTTGTGGCCGGTACTAAGAGGCATCCGGCGCAGATGACTTATCGCCTGGGGTGTGATTGTGAAGGACAATTGCAAGCTTTAGACTGTGAACTTTTATTTGATACAGGCGCTTACGCCGCTATGGGCGCGGAAGTATTCGCGTTGGCCATGGAACATGCAGGAGGGCCTTATCGCATTCCTAATGCATGTATTTCCGGTGCTGTTGTTTATACTAATAATCCTCTTGCCAGCGCTTTTCGCGGCTTTGGCGTACCCCAAGCGGCAGCCGGCGTTGAACAGGCGATGGATGAGCTAGCAAAATGCGCAGGCTATGATCCGCTGGAGTTTCGGTTGCGAAACGCAGTACAGCGGGGCGGTATAACTCCTGCAGGCGTACGGCTTTCCCAAAGCGTCGGCTTAACAGAATGCTTAAAGAAGCTGGCGGCGCATCCGTTGTGGACGCAACGCCAAGTATGGCGTGAAGAGGCCCCTGCTTTCAAGCGAAGGGGCGTGGGCATAGCCGCCTGTTATCATGCGGTAGGATTTGGACCGATTATTCCGGACTATGCTAATGCTAAACTGGAAATGAAAGCAGATGGCCGTCTGTGCGTCTATGCCGGGGTCGCAGACATGGGGCAGGGCAACGTTTCAACGTATTTGCAAATCGCGGGGCATTTGCTGTCTCAAGATATGGAAGAGATGGAATTGGTGCTGCCGGATACGTCTCAAACGCTGCCGTCTTGCTCTTCGTCAGCCAGCAGGACGACTTTTACCTATGGCAAGGCGTTGGAAGGAGCGGCTGGAATCTTGAAGGAACGCCTCTTGGCGCGGGCCGTGATGCTGTTTACCTTTCAATTTTTGGAACAAGTGCATATAGATGACTTATTACTTTGTCCGGGAAGGATTGTTCATCAACCGTCGGGGCGGGAAGTGCCGCTGACTTTGCTGGCTGGCTTTATGGATCCCAGTGAGCGAATGGTTACCTATAGCTATACCTGCCCGGTCAATAAGCAAGTGCCGGAGAGCGGGAAAAAGCTGCGCAAGCATGGGTTTCCTCATCGTGTTTTCGCTTACGGAGCGCAATTGGTCCGCTTAGAAGCGGACACGTTGAGCGGTGAAGTGAAGGTTTGCGATTTTTTGAACTGCATTGATGCGGGCAATGTGCTTAATCCGCAGGTTTTTGAACAGCAGATTCAAGGCGGAGCGGCCCAAGGCATCGGCTACGCCTTGTTTGAGGATTTTGTCTTACAGGACGGGGAAGTGAGGACACGCGATTTTTCAACGTATATTCTCCCTACGGCCTTGGACCTTCCGGCAATGGAAACAGTAACCGCCAGCCTTTATGAAGACGACGGCCCTTTTGGCATGAAGGGAGCGGGGGAAATTAGCATTGACGGCGTACTGCCGGCGGTTGCCAACGGCCTTGCTTCAATCACCGGAAATCGTCTTGCCCAAGGGACGCTTACAGGGGAAAAAGTGCTGGCCGCCTTGCGGCAAGCTGGTTTGGAGGCGGTACGATGA
- a CDS encoding FAD binding domain-containing protein → MEILFPRTVAEMQELLAVQPTGRVIAGGTDFWVRQRRLPAPPVLFSAERLEELQQVEVRKHGLFIGAGVTYQQLLDLPKLEECFPALRQAIAVVGSPPIRHSATLVGNVCTASPAGDTLPPLYVLEASVEVAGEKGRRSLPIEEFIEGPGRIGLAAGEFVTGVQIPWAEEQVSSAYFKVGRRKALAISIASLAAQWKLQADKTIACMKLAWGSVGPTVVRLPQVEAFLQGKPLNDEVLRRAGELVKDGVTPIDDIRASAAYRRQLAGNLLLRLSN, encoded by the coding sequence ATGGAGATCCTATTTCCTCGCACTGTTGCAGAAATGCAGGAGCTATTGGCGGTGCAGCCAACTGGTCGTGTCATTGCCGGCGGCACTGATTTTTGGGTGCGGCAGCGCAGGCTGCCTGCGCCTCCTGTCTTGTTTTCCGCGGAACGTTTGGAGGAATTGCAGCAGGTTGAAGTACGCAAACATGGTCTTTTCATTGGCGCTGGAGTTACCTATCAGCAGTTGCTGGATCTGCCGAAGCTGGAAGAATGCTTTCCGGCGTTGCGGCAGGCAATCGCGGTTGTGGGGTCGCCTCCCATACGTCACAGCGCTACCTTAGTCGGCAATGTCTGTACAGCTTCGCCTGCAGGCGATACATTGCCGCCGCTATACGTGTTGGAAGCCTCTGTGGAGGTGGCAGGAGAAAAAGGGCGGCGAAGTTTGCCCATTGAGGAGTTTATTGAAGGCCCGGGGCGGATTGGGCTGGCGGCCGGCGAGTTTGTGACAGGCGTGCAAATTCCTTGGGCTGAGGAGCAAGTAAGTTCTGCTTATTTTAAAGTGGGCCGCCGCAAGGCCTTGGCTATTTCAATTGCCAGTTTAGCGGCGCAATGGAAACTGCAAGCAGATAAAACCATAGCCTGCATGAAGCTGGCTTGGGGCAGCGTAGGCCCCACGGTGGTGCGCCTGCCTCAGGTAGAGGCATTTTTGCAGGGGAAGCCGTTGAACGACGAAGTGTTGCGTCGTGCAGGAGAACTGGTGAAAGACGGGGTAACGCCGATTGACGATATTCGCGCTAGCGCGGCGTACCGACGGCAACTGGCAGGTAATTTGCTTCTGCGTCTCAGTAATTAA
- a CDS encoding STAS domain-containing protein, which yields MEISVRNEATCTVIAVTGRLDTRTAPEWEKQCGDIIQNGGTKFVLDLTSLEYVSSAGLRCVLAIAKKLKASGGALALCGLSGLVQEVFSVSGFDSFFPVYETAEEAVANF from the coding sequence ATGGAAATTTCAGTACGAAATGAAGCGACATGTACAGTGATTGCCGTAACAGGACGTCTTGATACAAGAACCGCGCCGGAGTGGGAAAAGCAGTGCGGCGATATTATTCAAAACGGAGGGACTAAGTTTGTTTTGGATTTGACGTCATTGGAGTACGTCAGCAGCGCCGGGCTGCGCTGCGTTTTGGCGATCGCCAAGAAACTAAAGGCGTCAGGGGGAGCGTTGGCTCTTTGCGGTTTGTCGGGCTTGGTGCAGGAGGTATTTTCCGTATCCGGCTTTGACAGTTTTTTCCCAGTGTACGAAACAGCGGAAGAAGCGGTTGCGAATTTTTGA